CTCAAGCGCGCCCGCTCCACTTTGCTCGGCATCGAATCGCCCAAGGAGCTCGATCAGGTGCGCTTTCACGTGCTGGCAAGCCTGCTGCGCCTGCGCCAGATTTGTTGTCATCCGGCGCTGCTCGACCCGGCCCACGCGCACCTGCCGAGCGCCAAACTCGAAGCCTTGGTGGAGCTCGTCGAGGAGCTCGCCAGCGAAGGTCACCAGGTCCTCGTGTTCAGTCAGTTCGTCGGCATGTTGGAAATCATCCAACGTCGCCTCACCGCCGAAGGCATCGGCCACCTCATGCTCACGGGCGCGACCGAGAACCGCGGTCAACTGGTCGAGCAGTTCCAAAGCGACCCGAGCAAAACGGTCTTCCTGCTATCGCTCAAAGCCGCCGGGTTTGGCCTCAATCTGACCGCGGCCAGTTACGCCGTGCTTTACGATCCGTGGTGGAATCCGGCCGCCGAAAGTCAGGCCATCGACCGCATTCACCGCATCGGCCAAACCCGCCCGGTCATGGCCTACCGTCTCTTGTCGGATCAGACCATCGAGCAAAAGATCCGCCGTTTGCAGCAGGAGAAAACCAACCTCGCCGCCAGCGTCATCCAGGAAGACAACCTCGCCCAAGTCATGGACCTCGAAAGCCTCCGCGACGTCCTGAGCTGAGCGAGGGAGCGGAACCGAGCGCTGGAAAGGGTGGTAAACCGCGAAGATCGCGAAGAGCCGCGAAGCTAAGAGGCAAACGTAGTTTCTTAGTGTAGGGCCGCACCCTCCAGAGGCGGGCAAGCCCCGCAGTGCGGCCGGCGCAAGCACCGGCCCTACACCCGTCCAACGAACGCGGGCGACACGCCCGCGGCTACACCCTGAACCCAAATGTAGCAGCGGCCGTGTCGGCCGCTCCCCGTTGCCGCTCGGCCCCATCTACCGCGGCCACGGTCCATATCGATCAGCGTTCAGCCGCCAGCATTCAGTTCCTAACACCTAAAACCTAATACCCTAACACCCACCCACCCAGCTCCCAGTCCACCAACATCCAGCCCGCCCCTTTTGCTTCCTTGGTGTTTACTAATCTCCCCAGCGACCAGTCCACCAGCACCCAGTCCCCCATTTCAGCTTTTCAGCTTTTTAGTTTTCAGCATTTCCGCGCCGCCGCCGTAGCGCGGCGGCGCGCAGTCTCTCCAAACCTCCCCCCATCCTGTAACGAGCCGCCCCTTGCATCCTTGCGCGATCTGCGGCAGGGTCCGGCCCACTTGCTTTTATGAAGAAACTGCTGCTCATCCTCGGTATTCCCGCCGTCCTCTTCGGCATCGTGGTCCTCATGGCCATCGGCACCTACAACGGTCTCGTCACCAAGGAACAGTCGGTCGACGCCGCCTGGGCTCAGGTGGAAAACGTCTATCAACGTCGCGCCGACCTCGTGCCCAATCTCGTCGCCACCGTCTCCGGTGCGGCCGACTTCGAGAAGTCCACCCTCACCGCCGTCACCGAAGCCCGTGCCTCCGTCGGCCGCGCGCAACTGCCCTCCACTGGCGCACCCGAAAGCGCCGCCGCCTTTGCCCAGTTTGAACAGGCCCAGGCCCAGCTCGGCTCCGCCCTCTCCCGCCTGCTCGTCACCGTCGAACGTTACCCGCAGCTCACCGCCACCGCCGGCTTCCGCGACCTGCAGGCCCAGCTCGAAGGCACCGAGAACCGCATCTCCGTCGAACGCGGCAACTTCAACCGCGCCGTGCAGACCTACAACACCGCCATCAAACGCTTCCCCGCGGTTATGGTCGCCGGCCTCTTCGGCCACGAAGCCAAACCCTACTTCTCCGCCGATCCCGGCGCATCCGAGGCCCCCAAGGTCAACTTCGGCGGCTAACCCCGCCCCGCCCCTCGACCTCTTTATCAACCACGGATGGACACGGATGACTTCGCTAACGCTCCGTCTCCATCCCTTGTTTCCAGCGCAACGTTAGTGGAGCTATCCGTGTTCATCCGTGGTTAAAAAAACTGTCCTGCCTCTCCGCCTTCTCCTGCTGTTCAGTGCGATCTGTGGTTTCACCACGGTCGTCGTAGCCGAGACCATTCCGGCGGCGCCCGCCCGCCACTTCAACGACTACACCGGCAGCATCTCCAACAGCGTCGTCCGGTCCCTCGACCAAAAGCTCGAGGCCTTTGAGCGCGAGTCGTCCAACCAGCTGCTCGTCGCGATCTACAACCGCATGGACTCGCGGTCCTCGGTGTTCGACTACACCTATCGTGTCGCCAAGAGCTGGAAAGTCGGCCAGGCCGAACGCAACAACGGCGCCGTGCTCTTTGTCTTCCTGCAGGACCGGCAGGTGTATCTGCAGGTCGGATACGGCCTCGAAGGCGCGCTGCCCGACGCCCTCGCCCGACGCATCATCGCCGACGAGATCGCCCCCAACTTTCGCCGCGGCGATTACGACGCCGGCATGACCGCCGCCGTCGACGCCATGATCGCCGCCACCAAGGGCGAATACGTCGGCACCGGCCGCACCATGGCCTCCAGTCGACGCGGCGCGCAGCAGAAACGCGGCATGGGCGTGGGTGGTTTCATCTTTGTCTGCATCATCGTCGCCCTGCGCCTCGCCACCTTCCGCCGTCGCGTCGTCATCGGTCGCCGCGGCGTGCGCTCCACCGGTTGGTGGATCGGCGGTGGGGGCGGTGGTTTTGGTGGCGGAGGCGGCTTTGGCGGCGGCGGCGGATTCTCCGGCGGCGGCGGCAGTTTTGGCGGCGGCGGCGCCGGAGGCAGTTGGTAAGTTAACCCGCAAGGAGACCCCCCATGAGCGATCTATCCGTTTTCAACGAACAGCTCGACCACGAGCGTATCGAACAAGCCATCACCGCCGCGGAGCTGCGCACCTCGGGCGAAATCCGCGTCGTGCTCAAAGCCGGCGAAGTCGACGATCCCACCGCCGAAGCCGCCGCCGAGTTTGCCAAACTCGCCATGCACAAGACGGCCGAGCGCAACGCCGTGCTCTTCCTCGTCGCGCCGGAAGCGCGCAAGTTCGCCGTCTTCGGCGACGAGGGCATTCACCAAAAATGTCCGCCCGATTTCTGGAGCGAAGTTGCCGCCGCCATGCAGCAGCACTTCCGCGCCGGCGACCCCACCACCGCCCTCGTTGAAGGCATCAGCCGCGCCGGCACGCTCCTGGGTCAGGAGTTCCCCCGCCAGGACGACGACGTCGACGAACTGTCGAACAAAGTCGTCACCCGCCCGGCAAACTGAGGCGCCGGCTGGCAAAACCTTCCTCGCCGTGAGGTGGCTACGAGCGTGAGCGAGTGGCTGAGTGGCTCCGTCCGTCCACGTCTCTCCACCCGCGGATGCGACTGGGGCCCCCACCCCGCCGTGAACCGGGAGCTCCCCCCGGAAGTCGTTCGTAGTCACCGCAATCTACCGGTTGGGGTTCAATTGAGCACTCGGTTGTGACGATGGGCCGCAGACTCCGCTCAGCCCGATTTCCGGGCCGAGCCGGAGGACCAACGTCCCAAACTCCAACCCATTCGCTCATTACCATGATGACCTCCCTGATCCGCCGTTTCGCCGCTTTCACTGGCCTCGTCGCCGCCCTCGCCCTCGCTCCGGCGGCCCTGCTCGCCAACGACGAACACCACGCCGAGAAGCATGACGAACACGGCCACACCGTCGCCCTCGCCGACGTCCCGCACGACGCTCGCGTCGCCATCGAACACGCCGCCGAACACGGCGAGGTGAAGAAGGTCACCCAGCACGAAGAGCACGGTCACACCGTCTACACCGCCGTGATCCATCACGCCGACGGCTCCGAGGATGATGTCACGGTCGACGCCCACGGCACCGTGCAGCACGAAGAGCATCACGCCAAACACTGAGCCTGAGCCGCAGCCCGCCCGACGGACGCGTTCCTCTTCCCGCTTTTCAGCCGACCGCCTCACCGCGGTCGGCTTTTTTGCAGCCGCATCTCGCGGACCAACCGCGCCGGTTCGTCGGGCCCCTCCGCCCACCACTCCTCCCTTGAACGATTCGCGCGGACCGGGCTAGCTCCAGCTCCGACCATGATCGTCGTCGCTGCCCCCGCCCATCGTCGCCCGCGCCCTTCGCACCACCTCAATTTCCGCTGGGTCCTTGCGGTGCTGGTGTTCGCCATCGGCCTGACCGGCTGCTCGCCCTCGGTGGCGCTGCGCAAGATGGCCGATGACCAAGTCGAAGCCGCCGCCGAAAGCGCGCTCGATCAACTTAAGGCCGGCGACTTCGACGCCCTCGCGGCCTCCATCGATCCCGAGCTCCGCACCGAAAACCTCCCGGGCGCACTGACCCAGATGCGTAACTTGATTCCGCCCGGCGAGGAGTTGGAGCGCAGCCTCGTGAACTACCGCTTCAACCATCAAACGGGACGCGACTCGGTTTACCAAATCGCCTACCTCAGCCGTTTCCCGGAAGGCAGCCTCCTCTCCAAATTTGAGATTCGCCGCACCGACGGCGCGATGGTGATCGCCAAGTTCACCGTGAATCCGCTGCTCGCGGAACAAGGCACTGGCTACAGCATGTCGCTGAGCGGAAAAACGCCGCTCCACTACATCGTGCTCGCCCTGCTGGTGCTGCTACCCGCGTTCACCCTGTATACGCTCTACACCTGCATTCGTGACCGCCTCCGGAAGCACAAGGTGTGGTGGATCTTCTTCATCTTGATCGGACTGACGCAGTTTTCGCTGGTGTGGAATTCCGGGGAGTGGGGCGTGAAGCTCATCCACTTCAACATCCCCTGTATCGGCTTCATCTATGACCCGAATCAGCTCTCGTGGGTCTTCTCTCTGAGCCTCCCGGTGGGCGCCATCCTCTACTGGGTCAGACGACCAACGATCCGAGTGCGCCCGGACACCCCGCCGGATTTGCCGGAACTCCCGCCCAACCCACCGGACACACCCTAACATTGCGCTGGGGCCGGGATTGGCCTTGGTTGCAGACCGCCTCCGCATGATGTCCCGCCTCCCTCTGCACCGCCTGTTCCTGCTGCTCGCCGCCCTCACCGTCGGTTTGGGTTGGCCGCTGCCCGCACGCGCCGCGGACGAATCGGCCGACGGGGAGAAGGAGGAGCAGGCAGAGGAGGAGATCCCACTGGCCGAGCGCAACCACATCGAAGTGGAAGGCGTGTGGTATCCGGTCTTTCAATACCCGAAGGAAGCGAAACCCACCTACGACCCGACGCCGCGTCTGCCGCGCAAGGCGCAGAAGGAAGCGCGCGGCGGTCTGGTTTTACTCGGCGTATTGATCGACACCGACGGCACGGTCATCGACACCCAGGTGGCGATGTCGAACACCGAAGCCGACATCGAGGATGCCGCCAAAAAGACCCTGCGCCGCTGGGTGTTCCCGATCAAAGCCGACAACGGCCACCCCATCCCCTACGCCGTCATGGTCCCCGTCCGCTTCGACGCCACCCCCCACTTCGGCCCGCAGTGAACCGCCTTCCGTTAATCCTCCTCGCTACACTCAGCTTGGCTCCGACGGGCCAAGCAGAAGAGCCGACGAGAAACGATGAAGACACGGAATACCAAGCGGTGATGGCCAATCCGTCTGGGTCCGAACGCGACAAACAGCTCTACACCTTCGACCATCGCATAGCCGGAGAGAAGGCGCTGGATGAGATTGACCGCTTCAATATCGCCGACGGCGTGGATCAATTTGAAGCCTGGTTTCTGGCCCGACTTTTCAGACTGGAGCACTACGGCGTCTGTGGAATGGAGGGCCTACCGGAACCCAGTGAAAAGGGCTGGGTTGTGGGCTTCGCGCACGGAGCACATGCGACGCCGGGCCCTGATCTTCTGGTCGACGCAAAAACCGGCCACATTTCCTGCGATGGCCTGCCAGCGCATACCGACCCCATGGCAATGGTTCGAGCGTTTCGCGCCGAGCGCGAAGAGGTCATAAAGCTTGCAAAGCTGTCGCCCGAAGAGCGGTTGAAACGGCTCCGGTCAGAAGCCGAGCGCCGCAAAGCCGAGACAGCGGAAACCCTGCGCAAAAACGCCGAGGAGAAGCGCCGCCAAAAATCCGCCAACTGACGTAAAACACCGAGGTCACCACGCTGCCCTGCCAGCTATCCGCTGGCCCCTTCGGTCAAGTTCATCACACCAAGGCAGCAAAGAGAGCAAAGGGGGGTGCTGGGGGGGATGGGTGGGTGGGTATTAGGTTTTAGGTGTATGGTTTTAGGTTTTAGGAACTGACTGCTGAAGGCTGACCGCTGAGGCCTGTAGACGTAGCTGCGCTTGAGCCGGAGGAGGAAGCGCCCGACACGGCCGCTGCTCCAATTGGGTTCAGGGTGTAGCCGCGGGCGTGTCGCCCGCGTTCGTTGGACGGGTGTAGGGCCGGTGCTCGCGCCGGCCGCACACAAGGCTTGCCCGCCTCTCTATGTCGTCTGCGGCCATACCGCACTGCCTCTCAGCTTCGCGACTCTTCGCGCCCTCGCGGGTCCCCATTCATCCTGCCTCTCGGCTCTGTGTCCCTCTGTGAACTCTGTGGTTAAAAAACCGCGTCCCGCAGGCCCCGCCGCGGCCGCCTCATCGGTCCCTCACGCGGGTTGCGCGACCCAGCCGAAGACCGCGATCCAGTGACAGACGCTGCCCGCCAAGACCCAGAGGTGCCAGACGGCGTGGTGGTAGGGCAATTTGCGCCAGAGATAAAAGACGGTGCCGAGCGAGTAGCAGGCACCACCGGCGATGAGCCAGGTGAAGCCGCCCGGCGGCAGCTCGGCGATCAGCGGTTTGAGCGCGATCAACACCAACCACCCCATCACCAAATACACGCCGGTGGAGAGCAGTTTAAACCGACCGGCGAACCAGAACTTCAGCGTCACGCCCGCGACCGCCAAACCCCACACCACGCCAAACAGGCTCCAGCCCCAGGCGCCGCGCAGCGTCACCAACATGAAGGGCGTGTAGGTGCCGGCGATGAGCAGAAAGATCGCGGCGTGGTCGAACTTGCGCAGTCGGCGCCGCAGCGCTTCGCCCGGCAGGGCATGGTAAAGCGTCGAGGCGGTATAGAGCGCGATGAGCGTCGCGCCGAAGATCGCACAACTCGTCACCTGCCACGCGTCGCCGCCGTTGGCCGCGGTGACCAGGAGCACCACCAAACCGGCGATGCTCAGCAGCGCCCCCACCCCATGGGTGAGGCTATTGGCCCAGGTTTCCCCCAACGTCTCAGTCGCCTGCATGCCGCGCACCACAACAGGTCGCACGACAACCGCCAATCCTGTTTCCCGGCGGGTGACGGATTAACCGCGGACCCTCCAGAGGCGGGCCAGTGACGCGAAGCCGGGCGGCACGCGCCGAACACACGCCGTCTTTAACCACTACCGAGTGCAGCGACACTTGAGGAACGCAGTGACGAAACAATGGACACAGATAAACACAGATCCGAGAGGCAACGCGCCGGAATTTAATAACCGCGAAGGGCGCGAATAAATGCGAAGCCGAGGGGCAACGAACCGATCCACGGCAGGTTTTTAACCACTGATAAACACGGATTGGGTTTCTGATGTAGCCGCGGCCGTGTCGGCCGCGTGACGCGCCTAAGCCCAACGATCTTTAAAACCGCAGAGAGCGCAGAGAAACGCAGATGGCCGGGAGGCAGGGTGGGTATTTGTTCACCGCGAAGAACGCGAAGAGACGCGAAGCCGGGAGGCAATGACGGGAATCTTAATGTAGGGCCGCATCCTGCAGAGGCGGGCAAGCCTTGTGTGCGGCCGGCGCAAGCACCGGCCCTCCACCCGTCCAACGAACGCGGGCGACACGCCCGCGGCTACAACCTGACCAAAATGTAGCAGCGGCCGTGTCGGCCGCTCCCCGTTGCCTCACCCCCCAGCTCCCTCCTTGGCTCCCTTTGCTACCTTGGTGTAAGTCCTCCGCGTTGCCTCGCCGCCCAGTTCACCAGATACCAGCACCGAGCCGCCAGCGCCCAGCCACCAGCCAGCCTCTTTGCTGCCTTGGTGTAAAAAACCTCCGTAGAAAAGGAGACTGCTCCGTCACAACGGATCGGATGCCCAGCGGAGCTCACGTTCGCGCAACCGCGCCAAGACGTAGGCGCCATCCGTGTAATCCGCCAACGCCAGCACCTGACGCAGGTGTGCCAGCTCGGTCTGCTCATCGCCCGCGACGCGGGCCTGCGTTGCGATCACCCAATGGGCTCGCGACAGGTCGCGACGGTTCCAGTCCTTCACTTCACTTGCGCGGCCATGGGCGTATTCAAGCATCGCAGCGGCATCCAGTTCGCCCCGCAAATACAGCAGGGTGGCGTCAGATTGGGATACAAAGGGTTCACCATTCTTATCCGGAAAACCCTGATAGCGTTGCCATTGCGGCAACAACGATCGGTCCGGTTTCTCGGCCAACTGCATGGCGAGATGCTGCAGCGCGTAGCACCATTCATCGTCTCGACTGCCCAGTCGCAGGGCAGCGGCAAAGTCGGCTGCAGCTTCCTCAAATTGCCCCCAGGCAAAAAACAACAGGCCACGTGCCAGCACCGCCTCATCCGTCACCACACCATCGATGCGGCTCAGGTTTCCACCGTCCACCAGCACACTGACGCTGGCGTATGCCTCCTCCACCCGCCCCGTGCCAGCACTCGCCCAAACTCCCATCAGCGGTTTTTCCGGATCCGTTATCAAAGTTTGGTAGAGGCGACGGGCGTTCTCAAAATCGCCGGCCTGCAATCGTTCCAGCGCCTGCTCCTCGCTCGCAGCGACGATGCCGCGGTGT
This portion of the Actomonas aquatica genome encodes:
- a CDS encoding TPM domain-containing protein, with translation MVKKTVLPLRLLLLFSAICGFTTVVVAETIPAAPARHFNDYTGSISNSVVRSLDQKLEAFERESSNQLLVAIYNRMDSRSSVFDYTYRVAKSWKVGQAERNNGAVLFVFLQDRQVYLQVGYGLEGALPDALARRIIADEIAPNFRRGDYDAGMTAAVDAMIAATKGEYVGTGRTMASSRRGAQQKRGMGVGGFIFVCIIVALRLATFRRRVVIGRRGVRSTGWWIGGGGGGFGGGGGFGGGGGFSGGGGSFGGGGAGGSW
- a CDS encoding energy transducer TonB — protein: MMSRLPLHRLFLLLAALTVGLGWPLPARAADESADGEKEEQAEEEIPLAERNHIEVEGVWYPVFQYPKEAKPTYDPTPRLPRKAQKEARGGLVLLGVLIDTDGTVIDTQVAMSNTEADIEDAAKKTLRRWVFPIKADNGHPIPYAVMVPVRFDATPHFGPQ
- the trhA gene encoding PAQR family membrane homeostasis protein TrhA; this translates as MQATETLGETWANSLTHGVGALLSIAGLVVLLVTAANGGDAWQVTSCAIFGATLIALYTASTLYHALPGEALRRRLRKFDHAAIFLLIAGTYTPFMLVTLRGAWGWSLFGVVWGLAVAGVTLKFWFAGRFKLLSTGVYLVMGWLVLIALKPLIAELPPGGFTWLIAGGACYSLGTVFYLWRKLPYHHAVWHLWVLAGSVCHWIAVFGWVAQPA
- a CDS encoding LemA family protein → MKKLLLILGIPAVLFGIVVLMAIGTYNGLVTKEQSVDAAWAQVENVYQRRADLVPNLVATVSGAADFEKSTLTAVTEARASVGRAQLPSTGAPESAAAFAQFEQAQAQLGSALSRLLVTVERYPQLTATAGFRDLQAQLEGTENRISVERGNFNRAVQTYNTAIKRFPAVMVAGLFGHEAKPYFSADPGASEAPKVNFGG
- a CDS encoding TPM domain-containing protein; this translates as MSDLSVFNEQLDHERIEQAITAAELRTSGEIRVVLKAGEVDDPTAEAAAEFAKLAMHKTAERNAVLFLVAPEARKFAVFGDEGIHQKCPPDFWSEVAAAMQQHFRAGDPTTALVEGISRAGTLLGQEFPRQDDDVDELSNKVVTRPAN